In Listeria cossartiae subsp. cossartiae, one genomic interval encodes:
- a CDS encoding pyridoxal phosphate-dependent aminotransferase codes for MKISKRLQNLPDQFFSSLVEKVGKKVAEGHDVINLGQGNPDQPTPKHIVEAMKTASEKPLNHKYSLFRGKHELKQAAADFYAREYNVTIDPNTEVAILFGTKTGLVELPMCLMDPGDVMLLPDPGYPDYLSGVVLGEVQFEKMPLIAANNFLPDFTKIPEDIAKKAELMYLNYPNNPTGAVATADFFEETVAFAKEHNIVVAHDFAYGGIGFDGEKPISFLETKGAKEVGIELYTLSKTYNMAGWRVGFAVGNSEVIEAINLIQDHMYVSLFPGIQDAAIEALTGDQTCVRELTARYESRRNAFISACNAIGWKAVAPAGSFFAWMPVPEDFTSSEFADYLLEKVSVAVADGSGFGEFGEGYVRVGLLMDEDRLEEAVTRIAKLHLFDKVAQK; via the coding sequence ATGAAAATTTCCAAACGCTTGCAAAATTTACCAGATCAGTTTTTTTCTAGCCTTGTAGAAAAAGTTGGAAAAAAGGTGGCAGAAGGTCATGATGTTATTAACTTAGGTCAAGGAAACCCAGACCAGCCAACACCCAAACATATTGTGGAAGCGATGAAAACGGCTTCAGAAAAACCACTTAACCACAAATATTCTTTGTTTCGCGGAAAGCATGAGCTAAAACAAGCCGCTGCGGATTTTTATGCGCGTGAATATAATGTAACCATCGATCCAAATACAGAAGTCGCGATTTTATTTGGCACGAAAACTGGCTTAGTGGAGCTGCCGATGTGTTTAATGGATCCGGGTGATGTGATGCTTTTACCGGACCCGGGCTATCCCGATTATTTGTCCGGCGTAGTTTTAGGCGAAGTTCAATTTGAAAAAATGCCGCTAATTGCCGCAAATAATTTTTTACCAGATTTCACTAAAATTCCAGAAGATATCGCTAAAAAAGCAGAATTAATGTATTTAAATTACCCTAATAACCCAACTGGCGCGGTAGCAACGGCCGATTTCTTTGAAGAAACAGTCGCTTTTGCCAAAGAGCACAATATCGTTGTTGCGCATGATTTTGCATACGGAGGTATCGGTTTTGACGGCGAGAAGCCCATTAGTTTTTTAGAAACGAAAGGAGCGAAAGAGGTCGGGATTGAACTTTATACACTTTCGAAAACGTATAATATGGCGGGGTGGCGCGTTGGTTTTGCAGTCGGAAATAGCGAAGTCATCGAAGCAATCAATCTGATTCAAGACCATATGTATGTTAGTCTTTTCCCGGGGATTCAAGATGCTGCAATTGAAGCATTAACAGGTGATCAGACGTGTGTTAGAGAATTAACGGCACGCTATGAAAGTCGTAGAAATGCGTTTATTTCCGCTTGTAACGCCATTGGATGGAAAGCAGTTGCTCCAGCGGGCTCGTTTTTTGCTTGGATGCCGGTGCCGGAAGATTTTACAAGTAGCGAATTCGCGGATTACCTTTTAGAAAAAGTGAGTGTCGCGGTTGCGGATGGTAGTGGCTTCGGTGAGTTTGGCGAAGGATATGTGCGGGTTGGTCTTTTAATGGATGAAGATCGGTTAGAAGAAGCAGTGACACGGATTGCCAAACTACATCTTTTTGATAAAGTGGCTCAAAAGTAA
- the yycH gene encoding two-component system activity regulator YycH: MMKKTGFRSFVLTILVVLSIVLSYFIWKGQPDYEAINVKEIEKTTIDKTMTTSQVFKPYKLAVNSNDNNYQSLDADLLNELMAQGKAFSFSEVVLANKKSSEDYEKLIHKNGTIEIIFPNDIPFSIFAQIFQVEGEGLESAFFNRIVFDINNTDTGLHSVYFANDDQENIYQSSLQNKDIDKIEKIVKKNEGKLTQNDKLLSNKRNLFLSTEKTKLDRKKYIIDSLEINLFTSALFQDSGTVKSEGNTYTDGSSVIEMDTDNKVLEYVNPSQERTNPEDLSSVKRAGLIQDSFNFVNDHAGWTGDGAYYFTGYAGESATTNFSLFIDNLQVYNENGMADISVTEGLEAVYKYMRPFFRLDTDVPGEKKEVTLQSSYSVYNALAQNPNVNAEEVEDIVPGYHMTRSESSGMNRLVTLEPTWLYKYHDKWFIFQADAAKAGE; this comes from the coding sequence ATGATGAAAAAAACAGGATTTCGCTCATTTGTACTAACCATTTTAGTCGTACTCAGTATCGTCCTAAGCTACTTTATTTGGAAGGGACAACCTGATTACGAAGCCATCAACGTCAAGGAAATCGAAAAAACAACGATTGATAAAACAATGACCACTTCACAAGTTTTCAAACCATACAAATTAGCCGTTAATTCAAATGACAACAATTACCAAAGTTTAGATGCTGATTTATTAAATGAACTAATGGCTCAAGGAAAAGCATTCAGTTTTTCAGAAGTCGTTTTAGCTAACAAAAAAAGTAGTGAAGATTACGAGAAATTAATCCATAAAAATGGCACTATCGAGATAATTTTCCCGAATGATATTCCGTTCTCTATTTTCGCGCAAATTTTCCAAGTCGAAGGAGAAGGGCTTGAATCTGCCTTCTTTAACCGGATTGTGTTTGATATTAATAATACAGACACAGGGCTACATTCGGTGTATTTCGCAAATGATGACCAAGAAAATATTTACCAAAGTTCTTTGCAAAATAAAGACATTGATAAAATCGAAAAAATTGTTAAAAAGAATGAAGGTAAGCTGACGCAAAACGACAAGTTGCTTTCCAACAAACGCAATCTGTTCTTAAGCACGGAAAAAACAAAATTAGACCGCAAAAAATATATTATTGACTCACTGGAAATTAATTTATTCACATCCGCATTATTCCAAGACTCTGGCACAGTGAAAAGTGAAGGGAATACGTATACGGATGGTTCAAGTGTCATTGAAATGGATACAGATAATAAAGTATTAGAATATGTAAATCCTTCGCAAGAGCGCACAAACCCAGAAGATCTTAGCAGTGTGAAGCGTGCTGGGTTAATTCAAGACAGTTTTAACTTTGTGAATGACCATGCTGGCTGGACTGGAGACGGGGCGTATTATTTCACAGGTTATGCTGGCGAAAGTGCGACAACCAATTTCAGTTTATTCATTGATAATTTACAAGTTTACAATGAAAATGGCATGGCGGATATTTCCGTAACAGAAGGTCTGGAAGCAGTTTATAAATACATGAGACCGTTCTTCCGACTAGATACAGACGTTCCCGGAGAGAAAAAAGAAGTGACGCTGCAGTCGTCCTACTCTGTTTATAACGCCCTTGCTCAAAATCCTAACGTAAATGCGGAAGAAGTTGAAGATATCGTTCCTGGTTATCACATGACGAGAAGTGAATCCTCTGGTATGAACCGTCTTGTCACTTTAGAACCGACATGGCTTTACAAGTATCATGACAAATGGTTTATCTTCCAAGCAGATGCAGCAAAGGCGGGTGAATAA
- a CDS encoding MetQ/NlpA family ABC transporter substrate-binding protein encodes MRKLTKGLGILLASSLVLGLAACGGGSDDKALSTEKITIGTTAGPHQQIAEEVQKLAKKDGLEIKIKTFDDYNTPNTALNDGDLDANNYQTIPFLEQQKKDKGYKLDVAFKTVAFPMGIYSNDIKDLKNLKKGDKIAVPNDPSNEYRGLKLFEDAGIIKLKDGVEEKATKKDIAENPLDLEIVELEASQIPAQLDEVAAAAINTNFAMGAGLSINKDAIYHEPTKDNPYPNVFVVRSANKDDEVVKTLEKYYHSDEVKAFIEKEFNGSVVPAF; translated from the coding sequence ATGAGAAAATTAACAAAAGGGTTAGGAATTTTACTTGCATCAAGTCTTGTTTTAGGATTAGCAGCGTGCGGAGGCGGTAGTGATGATAAAGCCTTAAGCACAGAAAAAATCACCATTGGAACAACTGCAGGACCTCACCAACAAATCGCTGAGGAAGTTCAAAAATTAGCGAAAAAAGACGGTCTTGAAATCAAAATCAAAACATTTGATGATTATAATACACCAAATACAGCTTTAAACGATGGTGACTTGGATGCAAATAATTACCAAACAATCCCATTTTTAGAGCAACAAAAGAAAGATAAAGGCTACAAATTAGACGTTGCATTCAAAACTGTAGCGTTCCCAATGGGTATTTACTCCAACGATATTAAAGACTTAAAAAATCTTAAAAAAGGCGACAAAATTGCCGTTCCAAACGATCCAAGTAACGAATACCGTGGTTTAAAACTATTTGAAGATGCTGGCATTATTAAATTAAAAGATGGCGTGGAAGAAAAAGCAACGAAAAAAGACATTGCTGAAAACCCGCTTGACCTTGAAATCGTTGAACTTGAAGCTTCTCAAATCCCTGCACAATTAGATGAAGTTGCAGCCGCAGCTATCAATACTAACTTTGCAATGGGCGCTGGACTTTCTATTAATAAAGATGCGATTTACCACGAACCTACAAAAGACAATCCATATCCAAACGTTTTCGTTGTTCGTAGTGCCAACAAAGACGATGAAGTCGTAAAAACATTAGAAAAATATTACCATTCAGATGAAGTAAAAGCATTTATTGAAAAAGAATTTAATGGGTCTGTAGTACCTGCATTCTAG
- a CDS encoding two-component system regulatory protein YycI, which produces MDWRKTQMIFIVTLLILNVFLAVIFFNKQLSDDPDTLGNETLEERLKADNISHPDLSTKPTSGSIFTTERAAFTPKDVSDLTGQAITLKDNNKQIYSVLQNPVKAGKKGNNPEFQKFMESGVYRGESYQFWNYDKDARTLTFNQLINNNMVLFDEAGQITFYLDRDDRVISYEQTWMSKQDDLKDKTNLMSATDALEAVYQHGELKQDSDVVSATFGYYTTVQLPSGNVYFPVWCFEVKHSGETNYVLVNAKDEQVINQSENKSTTEPGTELSSRQKAK; this is translated from the coding sequence ATGGATTGGCGTAAAACTCAAATGATTTTTATTGTGACACTCCTAATTTTAAATGTCTTTTTGGCCGTTATATTTTTCAACAAACAACTATCGGATGATCCAGATACACTCGGAAATGAAACGCTAGAAGAACGCTTAAAAGCAGATAATATTTCCCATCCAGATTTATCGACAAAACCTACGAGTGGCTCTATTTTCACGACAGAGCGAGCGGCTTTTACACCAAAAGATGTTAGCGACCTTACTGGACAAGCGATTACGCTGAAAGACAACAATAAACAAATTTATTCTGTCTTACAAAATCCAGTAAAAGCTGGCAAAAAAGGCAATAATCCAGAATTTCAAAAATTTATGGAATCTGGCGTTTATCGTGGCGAGTCCTACCAATTTTGGAATTATGATAAAGATGCCCGGACGCTGACTTTTAACCAATTAATCAATAATAATATGGTGCTCTTTGATGAAGCGGGCCAAATCACTTTCTATTTAGACCGCGACGACCGCGTAATCTCCTATGAGCAAACATGGATGTCCAAGCAAGATGATTTAAAAGATAAAACCAATTTAATGTCCGCAACAGATGCATTAGAAGCGGTTTATCAGCACGGCGAGTTGAAGCAAGATAGCGACGTGGTTTCCGCAACATTCGGCTACTACACGACCGTACAGCTGCCGTCTGGAAATGTTTACTTCCCAGTTTGGTGCTTTGAAGTAAAACATTCAGGCGAAACGAACTATGTCCTCGTGAATGCTAAAGACGAACAAGTCATTAACCAATCAGAAAATAAATCAACCACCGAACCAGGCACGGAATTATCCAGTCGCCAAAAAGCGAAATAA
- the walK gene encoding cell wall metabolism sensor histidine kinase WalK: MHKMRFFQSVQFKLVIMYLLLIIVAMQVIGAYFVRELEGQLEKNFQDSITNSITLLDYNAREEIIKNSDNSVKLQNDIRELLVDYSRASSNLIEVRIVDDKGKILGTSNLNNQGIVGQKSNDPLVKRTLSLGTTSEDKIYKDESNKNNRVWVNVSSIKNKGKVIGAIYLVADIESVYKQVDDITNIFITGTLIAMIITAVLGILLSRTITKPIVEMKRQAYAMARGNYSRKVKVYGVDEIGELADSFNTLTKRVQEAQAMTEGERRKLSSVLAYMTDGVIATDRRGKVILINTPAEKMLRVKHESANGRSIIDVLDIGDTYQFEDLMEVDGSLTMDRSTLDKPYVLRANFSVIQRETGFNNGVIAVLHDITDQEKVDQERRDFVSNVSHELRTPLTSMHSYLEALSDGAWEDKEIAPRFLEVTQNETERMIRLVNDLLKLSRMDGGREQLEKSFVNFTDFFNHIIDRFEMMKKETIMFKRHIPREPVIIEIDEDKVMQVLDNIISNANKYSPDGGRISFYLKKFEDEIEVSIADEGLGVPDEDLANVFDRFFRVDKARSREMGGTGLGLAIAREVIEAHGGRIWAERNKTKGTIIKFTLPYSDLPEDDWE, from the coding sequence ATGCATAAAATGAGATTTTTTCAGTCCGTACAATTTAAGTTAGTTATTATGTATTTGCTACTAATTATCGTTGCAATGCAAGTAATTGGCGCGTATTTTGTTCGTGAGCTGGAAGGACAACTGGAGAAAAACTTTCAAGATTCTATTACGAATAGTATTACCTTGCTGGATTATAACGCTAGAGAAGAAATCATTAAAAACAGCGATAACTCAGTCAAGTTACAAAATGATATTAGAGAACTTTTAGTCGACTATTCGCGCGCAAGTAGCAATTTAATCGAAGTAAGAATTGTGGATGACAAAGGGAAAATTCTCGGTACATCTAATTTAAATAATCAAGGTATTGTTGGCCAAAAGAGCAACGATCCCCTTGTAAAACGAACGCTGTCACTTGGAACAACTTCTGAGGACAAAATTTATAAAGACGAATCGAATAAAAATAACCGTGTCTGGGTGAACGTATCCTCCATCAAAAACAAAGGCAAAGTGATAGGGGCTATTTATCTTGTCGCCGATATCGAAAGTGTCTATAAACAAGTCGATGATATCACGAATATTTTTATCACCGGTACGTTAATCGCGATGATTATTACCGCGGTGCTTGGAATCTTGCTATCAAGAACCATCACGAAGCCAATTGTTGAAATGAAACGCCAAGCTTATGCGATGGCAAGAGGGAATTATAGCCGCAAAGTAAAAGTTTATGGCGTCGATGAAATTGGTGAATTAGCGGATTCTTTCAACACGCTAACGAAACGAGTTCAAGAAGCCCAAGCGATGACAGAAGGGGAACGGCGCAAACTTTCCTCCGTACTCGCATATATGACCGATGGCGTAATCGCAACAGACCGCCGTGGTAAAGTAATTCTTATCAATACGCCAGCAGAAAAAATGCTTCGCGTAAAACATGAAAGTGCTAATGGCCGTTCCATTATTGATGTTTTAGACATCGGAGACACATATCAATTTGAAGATTTAATGGAAGTAGATGGCTCGCTAACGATGGACCGCAGTACGCTCGACAAACCTTACGTGCTTCGTGCTAATTTCTCCGTTATCCAAAGAGAAACAGGCTTTAACAATGGCGTAATCGCGGTACTTCACGATATTACTGATCAAGAAAAAGTCGACCAAGAACGCCGCGACTTCGTATCCAACGTATCGCATGAACTAAGAACACCACTGACAAGTATGCACAGTTATTTAGAAGCATTAAGCGACGGCGCATGGGAAGATAAAGAAATCGCCCCACGTTTCCTTGAAGTAACGCAAAATGAGACAGAGCGTATGATTCGCTTAGTTAATGATCTGCTCAAGCTTTCCAGAATGGACGGCGGCAGAGAACAACTCGAAAAAAGCTTCGTGAACTTTACGGATTTCTTTAACCATATTATTGACCGTTTTGAAATGATGAAAAAAGAAACAATCATGTTCAAACGCCATATTCCAAGAGAGCCAGTTATTATCGAAATTGATGAAGATAAAGTAATGCAAGTGCTCGATAATATTATTTCTAACGCCAACAAATATTCACCAGACGGCGGTCGCATTTCGTTCTATCTGAAAAAATTTGAAGATGAAATTGAAGTGAGCATTGCCGATGAAGGTTTAGGCGTACCAGACGAAGATTTAGCAAATGTATTCGACCGATTCTTCCGCGTAGACAAAGCTCGTTCGCGGGAAATGGGAGGAACAGGGTTAGGACTTGCCATCGCTCGAGAAGTAATCGAAGCACATGGCGGTCGAATTTGGGCCGAGCGTAATAAGACCAAAGGAACCATAATTAAATTCACCCTGCCATATAGTGACTTACCGGAGGATGATTGGGAATGA
- a CDS encoding MBL fold metallo-hydrolase — MFANKILTEKDTDQIRFSILASGSSGNATLVETGDQKILIDCGLSGKKMEGLFAQVGRDMNDLDAILITHEHSDHIKGLGVLARKYKLPIYANAKTWKAMDNMIGEVSSDQKFQFDMETVKSFGSMQVESFGVSHDAIEPMFYIFHKGNKKFVMITDTGYVSDRMKGHIAGADAYLFESNHDVEMLRMGRYPWNVKRRILGDEGHVSNEDAAIAMSEVITDQTKRIYLGHLSKDNNMKELARMSVTQTLISEGIDVGGKVEIFDTDPDNATSIFTI, encoded by the coding sequence ATGTTCGCAAATAAAATTTTAACCGAAAAAGACACGGATCAAATCCGATTTAGTATATTAGCCAGCGGAAGTTCAGGTAATGCCACGCTTGTCGAAACCGGAGACCAAAAAATTCTGATTGACTGTGGGTTGAGTGGCAAGAAAATGGAAGGGCTATTCGCGCAAGTTGGTCGTGATATGAATGATTTAGACGCTATTTTAATTACGCATGAACACTCAGACCACATTAAAGGGCTTGGTGTGCTTGCTCGTAAATACAAACTCCCTATTTATGCGAATGCTAAAACATGGAAAGCAATGGATAACATGATTGGCGAAGTCTCTTCTGATCAAAAGTTCCAATTTGATATGGAAACGGTAAAATCTTTCGGTAGTATGCAAGTAGAATCCTTTGGTGTCTCTCATGACGCGATTGAGCCGATGTTTTACATATTTCATAAAGGGAATAAAAAATTTGTAATGATAACCGACACGGGATATGTAAGCGACCGGATGAAAGGGCATATTGCGGGGGCTGATGCTTATCTTTTTGAAAGTAATCATGATGTAGAAATGCTTCGAATGGGACGCTATCCGTGGAATGTTAAACGCAGAATTCTTGGCGACGAAGGACACGTGAGCAATGAAGATGCAGCAATTGCAATGAGCGAAGTAATTACCGACCAGACGAAACGAATTTATTTAGGCCACCTTAGTAAAGACAATAATATGAAAGAACTAGCGAGAATGAGCGTAACACAAACCCTTATTTCAGAAGGAATTGATGTTGGCGGCAAAGTAGAAATCTTTGATACCGACCCTGATAACGCCACATCTATCTTTACGATTTAA
- the yycF gene encoding response regulator YycF, whose amino-acid sequence MAEKKILVVDDEKPIADIVKFNLNKEGFDVYCAYDGDEALELVEEVQPDLILLDIMLPGRDGIEVCREVRKKYDMPIIMVTAKDSEIDKVIGLELGADDYVTKPFSNRELIARVKANLRRHSQVSSSAAEEEENSELEIGSLIIHPDAYVASKRGETIELTHREFELLHYLAKHMGQVMTREHLLQTVWGYDYFGDVRTVDVTVRRLREKIEDNPSHPAWLVTRRGVGYYLRNPEQE is encoded by the coding sequence ATGGCAGAAAAGAAAATTCTTGTAGTAGATGACGAAAAACCGATTGCGGATATAGTTAAGTTTAATCTAAATAAAGAAGGCTTTGATGTATACTGCGCCTACGATGGCGATGAAGCGTTAGAACTTGTAGAAGAAGTTCAGCCAGATTTGATTTTACTCGATATTATGCTTCCAGGTCGTGATGGTATCGAAGTATGTCGTGAAGTTCGTAAAAAATATGATATGCCAATAATTATGGTAACAGCGAAAGACTCCGAAATTGATAAGGTTATCGGACTAGAACTTGGTGCCGATGATTATGTAACGAAACCATTTAGTAACCGTGAATTAATTGCTCGTGTGAAAGCCAACTTGCGCCGTCACAGCCAAGTAAGTTCAAGCGCAGCCGAGGAAGAAGAAAATAGCGAACTAGAAATTGGTTCCTTGATTATTCATCCAGACGCATATGTTGCTTCTAAACGTGGAGAAACAATCGAACTTACGCATCGTGAATTCGAATTACTACACTATTTAGCGAAACATATGGGACAAGTAATGACACGGGAACATTTACTCCAAACTGTTTGGGGCTATGACTACTTCGGCGATGTTCGTACAGTTGATGTTACCGTTCGTCGTTTACGTGAAAAAATTGAAGATAACCCAAGTCACCCAGCGTGGTTAGTAACAAGACGCGGAGTTGGCTATTATTTACGCAATCCAGAACAAGAATAA